The following DNA comes from Cryptococcus deuterogattii R265 chromosome 2, complete sequence.
TTGGAGACGAACTTTTGCTGGGATAAAAAGAATTTAGTAGCTTACCTTCAAAAAGGTTTTAGGCAGCTGATGATCCCTCGTCACTTCAGCCTGAATGTTTTCGTCAACTAATTCCCCAGCACTATCGTCCGTGACCCGCTCGGTTCCAGGGGTGAAAACATCTTGTTGATCctgatcatcttccttcacctgGGTCGCATCTGCTGCCTCCCCTCTCAGCTCCTCCGCCAACCCACCAACCAcacttctcaacctcataatctcctctctcaaccCGCTAATCTCTTCCCTCACATTCGGCACTCCCATCGCTCCTATGCCACCCATCATAGTTCCGAGATTATGACCATGAAGGGGCCGACCGGTGGGTGGGGGCGTAGTGAGGGAAAGGGACGAATCTTGAGTACTCGTCGTAGCTGTCGTAAAGCTCGCATCTCCCGGAAAAAGCGAGAATGAATCATTTCCAACCTCTCGGACACCAGGTGTACTCCTCACGCTCGTATtcccttcgtcctcctcatGGTCATCTTGAGAATGGATGGAAGTTGTCTTCAACTCCGCCGGCTCGGCCGATCGAGCAAGTTGACCCGGATCAGTCGAAAAGAAATCAGGAAACAACACTCCCAACTGCTGTCTCACATATGCCATCCATActtcgtcttcgtcctGTGTTGTCGATACTTGGAATCTCAGTCGATCTTCATCTTGTTCTAccgtctcttccccttcctcctctcctgccCTCATTATCTGGTTTTCGCCTTCATGGTGCTCGTTATCGAggaaagcagcagcagaacCGGCATGAATTAAATCAAACTCAACACCGCCATCtatatcatcttcagagtATTCAGATGtcactctcctccccctttGCATGACtcgttcctcctcctcctcctgaaCCCAATCAACAGGAGGCACAATAGCGTACTGCATTGTACCGCTCACTTTTCTCCCAGGCCATTGGGCATGTACGGACGTGGCTCTCAGTCTCTGGCCGGCGGGATGATATTGGGCAGTATTTGTAGCACTGggggggagaggaagcTGTCGTTCGTTTGCAGCTAAAGTCGAAACAGAGAGGGAGGCTGGGATGTCTGACAATATCCTCCTACCCGTGATCGTGCCCATGCCAATGCCCACCTGACCAAAGGATGAGATCCACCCAGTTGGACGGCGGTTGGGTAGCGTATATCTCGgtgtcttcttcacatcGTGCGTGTTTGGGTCTGTGTTCATGTTCGAGTTGGGAGTGGACGAGCGTGGTGCTTGGGCTTGCGAAGAGGTCCGTGTGGATGGCGTGGAaggtggggaaggggaggaaagggagatgggcagggatgtggatgatggagttGTGGGATCGGTAGACTTGCTCGTTTGACTGATGTGACTGCTATCGCTAGGAGTAGGGGTTGTAGTGGGAGTAGGAGTGATCGTGGTCTGCTTACGTAGCGTACTCTGAGTAAGAGCGGAAGAATGGTCATCCTGGTCATTTAAAGTCGATTTTGGTGCGGGTACGTCCTGTTCATGTTGGTCTTTGTGCTGGGACAAGATGACAGGACTGGAGTTGTTCACCGTAACAtcttcaagatcaagaCCGAGACCAGTTCCAAGGTTGAGACTTGGTGGAGTATCTtcattgtcttcttctggtgcGAGGAACGCGCTCGTATCCAATATCAAGGGAAGCAAACCCTCCACATCgttttcttcgtcctcatccccatccttgcttttccttgcctCAATTGTTCTTTGCGCTTCACGCTGGACTTGCACATTGTTCATCCCTTGCTCAACAGCATGGTTGTTCGGAGTACGACCAATATCTAAAGTCGGTTCTGTGTTATTCGCTGGGATTTGACATTCGGGCCTCGTCATATCTGGGGGGTTGACCATTTGCGCCTGCGTTTTACTCATGAACTGGTCAGTATACTTTCCTGAGAGCTTTTGCCTTGAGCGTGACATGAATGGAAATCGAAAGTCAAAAGTTGAAATGGTTAATGATAATGAATTGTCGCTGAAGGGTGCTTTGTTGTGTACTTTGATTCTTGCATGGAAAGGTCCATGCGCTCAAATTCAACAACATACATTATTGTACACACTGTGTATACACACCTACTAGGTTACACATCGATCTACCTCAATCGGATAATCAATTATAGTCCCTAATACGTACCATAGAACAGTAGATGACTTCTACAACGCTGAATGATGCAATCATTTCTCAACACTTCAGactcctctccttcccctcacGTCCCCTCAACCAATTCCCCATATCCTCCAGCTCATCCGCATTCATAACCCCTGCCCCACTCTCCCACACCGTCTCCCacaacatcctcctcatccatcccgGCTTATGCAATATCCCCCACCATCTAGCTTGAatccccatctctctcgCGATCGCCGACGTCAACTTCAAATTACAGCTAAAAGGGTTGAAACCCCCTCCCTTCGATCCGGGACCGAGAGCAAGGTAGGACTGCAGTGGGAATTTGGCGGAGGCGATAGGGGAGATGGTTGGATTCCAGTGGATAGTCGTTTCAGGTCCGTATTGGCTTGCAGGAAGGGTATACGGGTGATACAGCTCCAACAAGGGGGCATCGTAAAAGATGTAGCGCAAGGAGGAGTAATAGACTCGGTGTAAAGGGGTATTACCCGTGCCGACGATGGTCAATGGCCCGGGGACGAGCTTGTTGGAGGTCGTGTTGTAGGTTGTGAGATAGCctttggagaggaagggttCGAGGGCGGCTTCGAGGTATGGCCATGTTGCGTCTCCGTCCGATTTCTTAATGCGCAGGGAAAGCACATTTCCGTCAGCGACAATCAGAGGCAGGTGTAGAAGCAGGAAACTCACTATATCAAAGAACAAGGTTACTTCTTCCCGGGGATCATCTTCGTATACACCTGTCCAATTCTTCTCACTCCCAGACGTCCAATCTCGATTGTGTGCATCCAAGATAGCCAGTAATGGGTCAAGATAGAGATCTTTGACTGTGCGATTAGAGTTGAGATCTGAAACTTCATGGCCAGCAAGAAGTGACAGAGATGAGTTTATTGATGAACTTGCATCAAGATGGGTGTCAATTTCGATATATCCAAAACCTTGTTTGAGAGCGAGAATCTGTAGCGATTTGGTCAGATTCTGTATTTACGGGGAACAAATGATAACGAAGATTTACCAAAGCGTGGTTCCCTTGCATTTCATCGTTATGGCTATTCGCCCATATCTTTGTCACACCTTTTGTTGAGATGGTGGTATCTGACTTTACAATCAGCACGTGTATCGCTGCACCTCGCAAAACGTGCGACTCACTTTTTGAGATTGGCAGTTTTTCTAATTGTTTAAACTAATCCAACAAAAGTTAGAACGCAATGTATCTGATCTAACAGCATAAAACGTGCTACTTACCAGAGTTAATCTCTGATCTCTCGCGTCTTGCCAACCCCACCAATACAGAAAGATTCCTATCACAACCGCCAAAGTAATTTTCCACACTAACCAAACACAGCTCCGTAATCTCGCATGTCCGCAACAATGGGTCGAATCCTTGGCCGATCGATGGCCTCGCCAAGGGAGATGCCAATGTCCTCTCCAAAAATCGCTGTAGAATGACCCTTTTATTCTTGGTAATAATGATGTGGCCGTGTTCAGTCGATCTAGCTTCGGACGGGACGGCCCGGTGGCAGCGGTTTGCGTGTGTAGAAGAGGTATTGGTGTTAATAGGGGCTCGAGGAGACAGTCCGAAGAGTCTCTGATaaaagagttggaagtGCGAGTGAAGAGAGGCGAAGACATTGTGACTTATCTGAATCCTGCCATGGATTGATGTTTGGTTGGGGCTGGCGTTGTTTTAGGGTAAACAGAGGACACAGTTATGTGATTGGCGCACAGAAGAGTAATGGTGTCTTTATTTATAAGGAAGTGAATTATTATTAGAGTGGTCAGGgcattcatcatcactgtGAGTGGAGAAGTTTGTCATGATGTATATATAGTGAATGAGATCCGTATGTCCAGATTCTTTGGCCTGTGAACACATTTATTATTCCGGGTGCGGCGGCGGATATTAAATCGTGCTACGTGAGATGTATCTCGTTTTATCGGGTCCAGCCCTTTTGGTGCCTGGGATAAATATAATCTCCACCCATCACTCACCTTCGTCACCGTACATATTTTTAATAATCAACCAGCCACGCAGCAACGTATCCACCAGCATATATATCCCGTTcaattctttttccttttctaaTCCATACTCCCCTAAACTTGTGTTAGGGAGCATAGGAGCATCAAAAGAGGGAATTCTAGGCAAATTCATCTATTTTCACGCAGTTGTCACTCTTTTTTCATGCCGCTTACCTTGCATTGGGGCCGTAGAAGAGTCCGAGCGTCGTCGTAGTCGGCAATGGCCGCTCGGCGGCGACGGACGCGGAACAAGGCTGAAATGATGAATAAATAATGAAGGAGTCgacatgatgatgaaggacaGTGCGCGGATATTATCTATGTTTGACGCTTATATTATCTTGGTCTGACTTCTGACAGATACTTGTAGTGTTATGCGTCGGGCCCACTTTTCACAGTAGTTAGCTTGGTTGTAGTTAGAGGTATGTTCAGCTCATGCTCGTTCTGTCAGGCAAGAAGTGGATCGTGGGTCTGATATGTCGTCGTGATCAATCGACATTACTTGTTTTTTCTTTACAACAACGTTCATAGGTAGCACTGCCGCGTAAGTAACTGCatagagaagaagaactggTCGGAATGAAGGTGATGGCTAATTGATTAAGGGGAGAAAATGGCTTGGCCAGTGTTTCTGGGTCCAGTGATGATAGAGATAGTAGAAGGCTGgtgattgaggaagagaaacgGAGGAGGAAGTATAAAAAGGCCCGGGCGACGCTAATGAAGTAAGCGTGATTGTTTGATGCTCGTATTTTGGTCGGTCTCCCTcttatttattattattttatttaCTATCGCATAAAGGCGGAGGCCGCCGTTCTAAGGTACCTGATGGTCACGTGACGGATACTCGTCCTCTACTTTCAAAGCCATGAATTATCGATTCGCCGTATCGATGGAGGTGGATTTGAGCTATATAGTAAAATAAACAGAGAGGCTTTTAAGGCCGGTAGACATAACTCGACTCGAATGAGTTCGCTATCCCGAGCTTCAAGGCTTTGTACGCAATGCCTCCCGAAAAACGGCCTTCTCCGACCTGTAGCAATAACCCTGGGAAGGCGATTGGTCTGCCTATCGGCATATAAACACAGTCTCGAGAAGCGAAGCTTGCCGCCTTCGGTCCAAAATACCATACGAAGCTCAAGATTATTATCGACAAGTGTTTCGAGACTGGCGAAACCGTCTGCATCTTCAGTGGACAAGCGTACGGTGGATATGAATGAATTTCCACCGGAGAGAATACGGTGAGCCTTCCGTCTCCCACTGTTCTTTACCAGTTATTTTGCTGATCTGGCGCAAGGAACCTCTCCATTATCGCGCATATTGATCATGGAAAATCAACTCTTGCCGACCGTCTGCTTCAGGTGCATAACACATTGTTTTTGAAGTTGAACATTCTGGAAGCTGATAATAAGTGTAGATGACAGGCACTGTCCCagcatcctcctcgccccAGTTCCTGGACAAACTCAAAGTCGAAAGAGAACGAGGAATCACAGTCAAAGCTCAGACAGTATCATTAATACACCAGCACAAAGACGGACACAAGTACTTGATCAACCTGATCGATACACCTGGCCATGTCGACTTTAGCTATGAGGTGTCTAGAAGTCTGGGAGCTTGTGAAGGTGCTTTACTGCTAATTGATTGCTCCCGTAAGTAAAATGCTCCTCATTTAATGTAGGGGAAAATACTTATAAAGCCAATGATAGAGGGCATCCAAGCTCAAACACTCTCTGTATTCCATCACGCCCTCGAAGCCGATCTCGAGATGCTCGCCGTCATCAACAAAGTCGACCTGCCGCACGCTTATCCTGAAGAAACTtctgaagagattgaaagtTCTCTCGGATTAGAAAAGGGTAAACATATGCGAATCAGCGCAAAGAGTGGACTGGGTGTGGAAAAAGTGTTGGATGGTATCATTGAGGGCCTGCCAGCCCCGGAAGCGTGGATTGGgggggaggatgggaagcTGAGAGGTTTGATTTTTGACACGTTGTACGTCCTAACCTCGCCGTTATCAGCCCGCTTTGATCAAAGCAGGATGGGCTGATAGTGTAATCCGTCAGCTATGACCAATTCCGAGGAGTAGTCTCGCTTGTTCGAATCTTCTCAGGATCTCTCAAGAAAGGCGATAAAGTTCGATTCCTCCAAGCTGGAAAAAAATATGAGATCTTGGAAGTTGGTATCAACAACCCAGATGAAGTACCTGTAGATGAGCTCAAGGATGGTCAGGTCGGGTAAGTCACAACTCGAGTTACCTCAAACCTGACCTTTTGCCGAGAAAGTTGGTGCTCATGATGGTGCGTAGGTATGTCGTTTGCAACATGAAGAACTCTGAGGAAGGTACGCTTTTGGATTTGTAATATATCGCGTCCTTGAGCTCTAAAATTGATGTATGTTCTGTAGCTTTCATCGGCGATACCATTTGTTGGGCTGATAAGCCGGTCGAACCCTTACCAGGATTCAAGCCCATGAAAGCGATGGTAAGCCCACTAATTGTACCTGAAATGGCCCTGCTAACATGACGGAGGTTTACGCCGGTGTCTTCCCCATGGATAGCTCCGATTTCCCCAAACTTGAAGAATCTATCGAGCGTGTACGTGTCAATTTTGACATATATATGTAATCTTGTTTGCTGACGCACTTTTCCTTGTGTCCGTAGTTGACCTTGAACGACCGAAGCGGTATGTTTTTGTCTGATCGTACAGCGTAGTGACAGTAACTGACGACATCATATGGCAGTCTCTGTCCAGCGAGAATCGTCAGCAGCGCTCAGTCAGGGATTCCGCTTGGGTTTCTTGGGCACCTTGCATATGGATGTGTTGTAAGtattctttttctcgtcATACTCTGTACAGCCTGAAAAGTCCTGTTTCTGAACTTAATATGCAGCAAGCAACGTCTAGAGGATGAATATGCCTCGGAAGTGATTGTCACCGCACCGACAGTACCATACAAAGGTATGCATCGTTAAGGGGACTGTCATCTTTTGTGTATACAGACTGACGAATACCTCCGATAGTCGTTTATAATGACGGGAGTGAGGTGTACATTTCAAACCCCGTCGAATTCCCAGAAGTCAGCGattcaaagatgaaagTGGCACATGTCGAAGAGCCTATGAGTAAGCGCTGGCCGAGCTTTAAGAATAATGAATGGCCGCTGATGAGCGTTCAAAAGTTAATGCCACTATATTTGTCCCTAACGGTATGTATGCCCTACGGATGTTCTCTTGCCATAACTGACAACTATTGTTATAGAGTATATTGGACCTATGATGGACCTTTGTGCGCGGTATAGAGGCATTCAGCAAGAATACCGCGTCCTGGAGAACAGCGATCGTGCCGTCCTGCGATACACCCTTCCTCTATCTGAAATTGTGACTGAATTCTTTTCAGAATTGAAGAGTCAGAGTTCTGGATTCGCGTCTTTTGATTATGAGGAAGCAGGATATGAAAAATCTAATCTCGTCAAGGTACGCACTTCCGGTCGTGATTTGTGCGATGTAGGCTAGAAATGTTGCTGATTGAAGAGGCTAGATGAATATCCTCATCAACGGCAAGCCTGTAGATGCTCTCGCTATGATTGTACACAAATTGGCTGCCCAGTCGATCGGTAAAGCTTGGGTGACAAAGCTCAGTAGGTCGCCGTTTGCAGCCCCTGCGAGGGACACGCTTTGCTAAACAATTTAATTtcctccaccctcggtGCAGAGGAAGTTGTTCCCCGTCAGCAATTCGAACTATCTATTCAAGCTGCCATTGGCGCCAAAGTCATTGCACGTGATAACGTTAAAGCATTTAGGAAGGATGTTACCGCTGGATTGTACGGGGGTGagtcatcatcctcacaCTTAACATTAGATCCAGAATGTGCCCCCAAGCACTAATTATATTCATTGTTAGGTCATTATGAACGAAAGTTAAAGCATCTCAATaagcagaaggaaggaaaaaagaggcTGAAAAAGCTTGCCGGGAATATTGAGATCCCTCAAACAGCTTTCTACAAGGTGCTCTCGTCTAGACCGAGGAAATAGGCGGCGCGAATATGTGCTTCTATATTTTGCATTCACATACCAAGCATGACTATACCCAATCATCATGATTAGCATAATGCATCAATGACGGATGTATCTTTATTACCCACAATCTGCTCTGGCAACCTGGCAACTTGTGCCATTACGACGGCGTTggactttttcttccatcacctTGACTTCTTGCAATTAACCCAAGTGTGTCAAGTAAAATTGCATAAAACTCAGGCATTCATTTCAAATCGTCTAGCTTGGCCAGCACACGCTGGGCATTAACAATACAACCAAACAGGAAATAG
Coding sequences within:
- a CDS encoding GTP-binding protein LepA; this translates as MNEFPPERIRNLSIIAHIDHGKSTLADRLLQMTGTVPASSSPQFLDKLKVERERGITVKAQTVSLIHQHKDGHKYLINLIDTPGHVDFSYEVSRSLGACEGALLLIDCSQGIQAQTLSVFHHALEADLEMLAVINKVDLPHAYPEETSEEIESSLGLEKGKHMRISAKSGLGVEKVLDGIIEGLPAPEAWIGGEDGKLRGLIFDTFYDQFRGVVSLVRIFSGSLKKGDKVRFLQAGKKYEILEVGINNPDEVPVDELKDGQVGYVVCNMKNSEEAFIGDTICWADKPVEPLPGFKPMKAMVYAGVFPMDSSDFPKLEESIERLTLNDRSVSVQRESSAALSQGFRLGFLGTLHMDVFKQRLEDEYASEVIVTAPTVPYKVVYNDGSEVYISNPVEFPEVSDSKMKVAHVEEPMINATIFVPNEYIGPMMDLCARYRGIQQEYRVLENSDRAVLRYTLPLSEIVTEFFSELKSQSSGFASFDYEEAGYEKSNLVKMNILINGKPVDALAMIVHKLAAQSIGKAWVTKLKEVVPRQQFELSIQAAIGAKVIARDNVKAFRKDVTAGLYGGHYERKLKHLNKQKEGKKRLKKLAGNIEIPQTAFYKVLSSRPRK